The Methylobacterium sp. PvR107 genome contains a region encoding:
- a CDS encoding 2-keto-4-pentenoate hydratase: MTEPLSAAHHARTILAAHEHRRQIPPLTGWDRSLDLPAAYRIAEEVRRLRAARGERAVGRKIGFTNTTLWDRYGVHAPIWGHVYDTTLRDRDALPGPVALAAFVEPRIEPEIVFGLARAPEPGMDAQALIGCLDWAAAGFEIVQSLYPGWRFAAPDTVAAFGLHGLLVVGERVRIVPADGQAWIGRLADFTVDLLRDGAIADRGGGRNVLGTGPLAALGHLVDVLANDPAAPPLAAGEIVTTGTLTDALPIVRGQSWRARLDGLPLPGIDLAII; this comes from the coding sequence ATGACCGAGCCCCTCTCCGCCGCGCACCACGCCCGGACCATCCTGGCCGCGCACGAGCATCGCCGCCAGATCCCGCCGCTGACCGGGTGGGATCGGAGCCTCGACCTGCCGGCCGCCTACCGGATCGCCGAGGAGGTCCGGCGCCTGCGCGCGGCCCGGGGCGAGCGGGCGGTCGGCCGCAAGATCGGCTTCACCAACACGACCCTCTGGGACCGCTACGGCGTCCACGCGCCGATCTGGGGTCACGTCTACGACACCACCCTGCGGGACCGCGACGCGCTGCCGGGTCCGGTCGCTCTGGCGGCCTTCGTGGAGCCCCGGATCGAGCCCGAGATCGTGTTCGGGCTGGCCCGCGCGCCCGAGCCCGGCATGGACGCACAGGCCCTGATCGGCTGCCTCGACTGGGCGGCCGCCGGCTTCGAGATCGTGCAGTCGCTCTATCCCGGCTGGCGTTTCGCGGCCCCCGACACGGTCGCGGCCTTCGGGCTGCACGGGCTGCTGGTGGTCGGCGAGCGGGTGCGGATCGTTCCCGCAGACGGGCAGGCCTGGATCGGCCGCCTCGCGGATTTCACCGTCGATCTGCTGCGGGACGGGGCGATTGCGGACCGGGGCGGCGGCCGGAACGTCCTCGGCACCGGCCCCCTCGCGGCCCTCGGCCATCTCGTCGATGTGCTGGCTAACGATCCGGCCGCCCCGCCGCTCGCGGCCGGCGAGATCGTCACCACCGGCACCCTGACCGACGCGCTGCCGATCGTCCGCGGCCAGAGCTGGCGCGCGCGGCTGGACGGGCTTCCGCTTCCCGGCATCGACCTTGCGATAATCTGA
- a CDS encoding dienelactone hydrolase family protein, with product MSVEQVAIQTRDGLCPTQVVTPDGAGPWPAVILYMDAGGIRPAMVDMARQLAAGGYLVLLPDLFYRYGPYAPFVPAEVFKGDFRAILGPLMATTDNVKAAADTGALLAHLDTRGDVTGRKVGAVGFCMGGRMALTAAATHPDRFAAAASFHGGHLATDEATSPHRLAPQLRAELYIAAAENDGSYPPAMAARLEGALSAAGIRYGAETYPAQHGWMMPDFPVYDRAAAARGWTALLGLFDRTLRRDG from the coding sequence ATGAGCGTCGAGCAGGTCGCGATCCAGACCCGGGACGGCCTGTGTCCGACGCAGGTCGTCACCCCGGACGGCGCCGGACCCTGGCCCGCCGTGATCCTCTACATGGATGCCGGCGGCATCCGGCCGGCCATGGTCGACATGGCGCGGCAGCTCGCGGCCGGCGGCTATCTCGTGCTGCTGCCGGACCTGTTCTACCGCTACGGGCCCTACGCGCCGTTCGTGCCCGCGGAGGTGTTCAAGGGCGACTTCCGCGCGATCCTGGGCCCGCTGATGGCCACGACCGACAACGTCAAGGCGGCGGCGGATACCGGCGCCCTGCTCGCCCATCTCGACACGCGCGGCGACGTCACCGGCCGGAAGGTCGGCGCGGTCGGCTTCTGCATGGGCGGCCGCATGGCGCTGACCGCCGCCGCGACCCATCCCGACCGGTTCGCGGCCGCGGCGAGCTTCCACGGCGGCCATCTCGCCACCGACGAGGCGACGAGCCCGCACCGCCTCGCGCCGCAGTTGAGGGCCGAGCTCTACATCGCGGCGGCCGAGAACGACGGCAGCTACCCGCCCGCAATGGCCGCGCGGCTGGAAGGGGCGCTGTCGGCGGCGGGCATCCGCTACGGGGCGGAGACCTATCCCGCCCAGCATGGCTGGATGATGCCGGATTTCCCGGTCTACGACCGGGCCGCCGCCGCGCGCGGCTGGACGGCGCTGCTCGGCCTGTTCGACCGGACGCTCCGCCGCGACGGGTGA
- a CDS encoding TIGR01459 family HAD-type hydrolase, which translates to MTAIPTLNGLAEIADRYDLILCDVWGVLHDGQKAHRAAGEALIRFRNLPGDRPRRVVLVSNAPRPGDGVGRILDRFGVPREAYDAILTSGDLTHDLIAARPGARIRHLGPERDLGIFQGLDLSLVPEAEADLIVCTGLFDDRSETADDYRPELERLAARGLTLICANPDLVVESGNRLIPCAGLIAAAYAEIGGAVVYAGKPHRPVYEAALAKGRDLAGAPVDPARVLAIGDAIRTDIAGARGFGIASLLVARGIHAEELGVTAEHHRLGDVADWLGRQAVRPDAVIERLVW; encoded by the coding sequence ATGACCGCCATCCCGACCCTGAACGGCCTCGCCGAGATCGCCGACCGGTACGACCTGATCCTCTGCGACGTCTGGGGCGTGCTGCATGACGGCCAGAAGGCCCATCGGGCCGCCGGCGAGGCGCTGATCCGCTTCCGCAATCTCCCCGGAGACCGGCCCCGCCGGGTCGTGCTCGTCTCGAACGCGCCCCGGCCCGGGGACGGCGTCGGCCGCATCCTCGACCGGTTCGGCGTGCCGCGGGAGGCCTACGACGCGATCCTGACCTCGGGCGACCTCACCCACGACCTCATCGCCGCCCGCCCGGGCGCCCGGATCCGGCATCTCGGGCCGGAGCGCGACCTCGGCATCTTCCAGGGCCTCGACCTCAGCCTCGTCCCGGAGGCGGAGGCCGACCTGATCGTCTGCACCGGCCTGTTCGACGACCGCAGCGAGACCGCGGACGATTACCGGCCGGAGCTCGAGCGGCTCGCCGCCCGCGGGCTGACGCTGATCTGCGCCAATCCCGACCTCGTGGTCGAGAGCGGCAACCGGCTGATCCCCTGCGCGGGCCTGATCGCGGCGGCCTACGCGGAGATCGGCGGCGCGGTGGTCTATGCCGGCAAGCCGCACCGGCCGGTCTACGAGGCGGCCCTCGCCAAGGGCCGCGACCTCGCCGGCGCCCCCGTCGATCCGGCCCGGGTGCTGGCGATCGGCGACGCGATCCGCACCGACATCGCCGGCGCCCGCGGCTTCGGCATCGCGAGCCTGCTGGTGGCACGGGGCATCCACGCGGAGGAACTCGGCGTCACCGCCGAGCACCACCGCCTCGGCGACGTGGCGGACTGGCTCGGCCGGCAGGCGGTGCGCCCGGACGCGGTGATCGAGCGGCTCGTCTGGTAG
- a CDS encoding alpha/beta hydrolase family esterase: MTEDFGSRDEKGGASPFTDMIEATRLTGLGRLEEATALIQRSFAGPRAAPPAGAPAQRDESAGENRAEATRSSAPESGARVREVVGDMVGQVVRGLAPVLKGFGNSLRQPAPAADRKPASGGGFELLSYADSAGTRDYKLFIPSHPEASAPLIVMLHGCTQNPDDFAAGTGMNVLAERAGVFVAYPAQSRQAHAQRCWNWYEPRDQARGSGEPAIIAGLTRAIMAEHPIDPARVYIAGLSAGGAAALNIARAYPDLYAAVGVHSGLAAGCARDLGSALMAMQVGAPGLGTTTPFGAPDAARRVPTIVFHGEDDGTVSVRNADQVLAQASIAGLTARSETIEGRGHPFTRTRYLDETGRAVVEDWRVRGAGHAWSGGRPEGSYTDREGPDASRAMLDFFAEHRLGPQRR; this comes from the coding sequence ATGACCGAGGATTTCGGTAGCCGCGACGAGAAGGGCGGCGCTTCGCCGTTCACCGACATGATCGAGGCGACACGCCTCACCGGCCTCGGCCGCCTCGAGGAGGCGACCGCCCTGATCCAGCGCAGCTTCGCGGGCCCCAGAGCCGCGCCCCCAGCCGGCGCCCCAGCGCAGCGCGACGAATCCGCCGGCGAGAACCGGGCCGAGGCCACGCGAAGTTCCGCGCCCGAATCCGGCGCCCGGGTGCGCGAGGTGGTCGGCGACATGGTCGGTCAGGTCGTGCGCGGCCTTGCGCCGGTGCTGAAGGGCTTTGGCAATTCCCTGCGCCAGCCCGCGCCGGCCGCCGACCGGAAGCCCGCCTCCGGCGGCGGCTTCGAGCTCCTCAGCTACGCGGATTCCGCCGGCACCCGCGACTACAAGCTGTTCATCCCGAGCCATCCGGAAGCGTCGGCGCCGTTGATCGTGATGCTGCACGGCTGCACGCAGAACCCGGACGATTTCGCCGCCGGCACCGGCATGAACGTCCTGGCCGAGCGGGCCGGCGTGTTCGTCGCCTACCCGGCCCAGAGCCGTCAGGCCCACGCGCAGCGCTGCTGGAACTGGTACGAGCCCCGGGATCAGGCCCGCGGCTCAGGCGAGCCGGCGATCATCGCGGGCCTCACCCGCGCGATCATGGCCGAACACCCGATCGACCCGGCCCGCGTCTACATCGCCGGCCTCTCGGCGGGGGGCGCGGCCGCGCTCAACATCGCCCGCGCCTATCCGGACCTCTACGCCGCCGTGGGTGTCCATTCGGGCCTCGCGGCCGGCTGCGCCCGCGATCTCGGCTCGGCGCTGATGGCCATGCAGGTCGGCGCGCCGGGGCTCGGCACGACGACGCCATTCGGCGCACCGGATGCGGCGCGGCGGGTGCCCACGATCGTCTTCCACGGCGAGGATGACGGCACGGTGAGCGTGCGCAACGCCGATCAGGTCCTGGCGCAGGCCAGCATCGCCGGGCTGACGGCGCGGTCCGAGACCATCGAGGGCCGGGGCCATCCCTTCACCCGCACCCGCTACCTGGACGAGACCGGCCGCGCCGTCGTCGAGGATTGGCGGGTGCGCGGCGCCGGCCACGCTTGGTCGGGCGGCCGCCCGGAGGGCAGCTACACCGATCGCGAGGGACCCGACGCCTCGCGCGCCATGCTCGACTTCTTCGCCGAGCACCGGCTGGGCCCGCAACGCCGGTAA
- the dnaQ gene encoding DNA polymerase III subunit epsilon, whose translation MLREIVLDTETTGTEAKGGDRLIEIGAVELLNHIPTGRTFHRYCNPQRAVSEGAFNVHGLSDAFLADKPLFAEILGELLDFLAEGRLVIHNAPFDVGFLNMEYARLGANAPPPIRLEDVVDTLPMARRKHPGAANNLDALCTRYGIDNTKRTKHGALLDAQILAEVYVELLGGKQTSLGLLAAEAAVPSAGSATRQAIPAAPRPYRSRLTDAERARHDGFRASLGPAAIWADYIGADDPA comes from the coding sequence ATGCTGCGCGAGATCGTCCTCGACACCGAGACCACCGGCACGGAGGCGAAGGGCGGCGACCGGCTGATCGAGATCGGCGCCGTCGAGCTCCTCAACCACATCCCCACGGGCCGGACCTTCCACCGCTACTGCAACCCGCAGCGGGCGGTCTCCGAGGGCGCGTTCAACGTCCACGGCCTGTCCGACGCGTTCCTGGCCGACAAGCCGCTCTTCGCCGAGATCCTGGGCGAGCTCCTGGACTTCCTCGCCGAGGGGCGCCTCGTCATCCACAACGCGCCCTTCGATGTCGGCTTCCTCAACATGGAATATGCCCGGCTCGGGGCCAACGCCCCGCCGCCGATCCGGCTGGAGGACGTGGTCGACACCCTGCCGATGGCCCGGCGCAAGCATCCGGGGGCGGCCAACAACCTCGACGCCCTCTGCACCCGCTACGGCATCGACAACACGAAGCGCACCAAGCACGGGGCACTCCTCGACGCGCAGATCCTCGCGGAGGTCTATGTCGAGCTGCTCGGCGGCAAGCAGACCAGCCTCGGGCTCCTCGCCGCAGAGGCCGCCGTCCCGAGTGCCGGATCGGCGACGCGACAGGCGATCCCCGCTGCGCCCCGTCCCTATCGCAGCCGCCTGACGGATGCGGAGCGCGCCCGCCACGACGGCTTCCGGGCCAGCCTCGGTCCCGCCGCGATCTGGGCCGATTACATCGGCGCGGACGACCCAGCCTGA
- the coaE gene encoding dephospho-CoA kinase (Dephospho-CoA kinase (CoaE) performs the final step in coenzyme A biosynthesis.) → MRPKAGSGPVILGLTGSIGMGKSATAAMFARLGIPVHDADAAVHALYGPGGAAATAIGLAFPGVLDAEGGVDRTRLREAVLGAPDRMAALEKIVHPLVRAASTEFLARHADAPLVVLDIPLLYETGGAGRCDAVVVVSAPPEIQRARVLARPGMDAAAFAAILAKQLPDSEKRARADFVIDTSRGFPAAEAAVARIVAALTEGRAPPHRVGG, encoded by the coding sequence ATGAGGCCGAAAGCCGGTTCCGGGCCCGTCATCCTCGGGCTGACCGGTTCGATCGGCATGGGCAAGTCGGCCACCGCGGCGATGTTCGCGCGGCTCGGCATCCCGGTCCACGACGCCGACGCCGCCGTCCACGCCCTCTACGGGCCCGGCGGCGCGGCCGCGACGGCGATCGGACTGGCTTTTCCCGGCGTGCTCGACGCGGAAGGCGGCGTCGACCGGACGCGCCTGCGTGAGGCCGTGCTCGGCGCCCCCGACCGGATGGCGGCCCTCGAGAAAATCGTCCACCCGCTGGTCCGGGCGGCGAGCACGGAATTCCTGGCCCGGCACGCGGACGCGCCGCTCGTCGTCCTCGACATCCCGCTCCTCTACGAGACCGGCGGCGCGGGCCGCTGCGACGCGGTCGTGGTGGTGAGCGCCCCGCCCGAAATTCAGCGCGCCCGGGTCCTGGCCCGTCCCGGCATGGACGCGGCGGCCTTCGCGGCGATCCTGGCCAAGCAGCTGCCCGATTCCGAGAAGCGCGCCCGGGCGGATTTCGTCATCGACACGAGCCGGGGTTTTCCCGCCGCCGAGGCCGCGGTGGCGCGGATCGTGGCCGCCCTCACGGAGGGGCGTGCGCCGCCGCACCGGGTCGGCGGGTGA
- a CDS encoding shikimate dehydrogenase, with product MSGVPDSRGTDRRAFVVGHPIAHSRSPLIHGHWLAEHGIPGSYQRLDVAPAAFPDFIRALPASGYRGGNVTIPHKEAAFALVDTLTPRAKTIGAVNTLVVEPDGRIRGDNTDAPGFCAHLDQSLGTAWPERAGGTAVVLGAGGAARAIVVGLAERGVRRIRVANRTVSRAEAVAALAPGIGEPLAWDDLPAALAEAGLLVNTTSLGMKGQPPLALDLAPMPADAAVADIVYAPLETGLLATARRRGLAAVDGLGMLLHQAVPGFEAWFGLRPAVTPALRDRIVADLTR from the coding sequence ATGAGCGGCGTGCCGGACTCGCGCGGCACCGATCGCCGCGCCTTCGTGGTCGGCCACCCGATCGCGCATTCGCGCTCGCCGCTGATCCACGGCCATTGGCTCGCCGAGCACGGGATCCCCGGCTCCTACCAGCGCCTGGACGTGGCCCCGGCGGCGTTTCCGGACTTCATCCGCGCCCTGCCCGCCTCCGGCTACCGGGGCGGCAACGTCACCATCCCCCACAAGGAGGCGGCCTTCGCGCTGGTCGACACGCTCACGCCGCGGGCGAAAACGATCGGGGCGGTCAACACCCTGGTGGTCGAGCCCGACGGCCGGATCCGTGGCGACAACACCGACGCGCCGGGCTTCTGCGCCCATCTCGACCAGAGCCTGGGCACGGCCTGGCCGGAACGCGCGGGCGGCACCGCCGTGGTGCTCGGGGCCGGCGGCGCCGCGCGGGCGATCGTCGTGGGCCTTGCCGAGCGCGGGGTCCGGCGCATCCGGGTCGCCAACCGCACGGTATCCCGAGCCGAGGCGGTGGCGGCCCTGGCGCCGGGCATCGGCGAACCCCTCGCCTGGGACGACCTGCCGGCGGCGCTGGCGGAGGCCGGGCTCCTCGTCAACACGACCTCGCTCGGCATGAAGGGGCAGCCGCCCCTCGCCCTCGACCTTGCCCCGATGCCGGCGGACGCGGCCGTGGCCGACATCGTCTACGCGCCCCTGGAGACCGGCCTCCTCGCCACCGCGCGTCGGCGCGGGCTCGCGGCCGTGGACGGGCTCGGCATGCTGCTGCACCAGGCGGTGCCCGGCTTCGAGGCCTGGTTCGGCCTGCGCCCCGCGGTCACCCCGGCCCTGCGCGACCGGATCGTGGCGGATCTCACCCGATGA
- a CDS encoding cation diffusion facilitator family transporter, which yields MAGHDHSHGGHSHGSHGHGGHGHGGHGGHVHAPKNFGPAFAIGIVLNTAFVVVEAAYGYLSNSMSLVADAGHNLSDVLGLAAAWIAAILVRRRATARFTYGYRGSSILAALFNAVFLLIAMGAVIWEALVRLVHPEPVAGTTVMVVAAIGILVNGLTAWLFASGAKGDINVRGAFLHMAADAAVSAGVVVAGLVIQLTGLAWLDPAVSLVIAALVVWATWGLLRDSVAMSLDAVPPEISPDAVTGFLLGRPGVAGLHDLHIWPMSTTSVALTVHLVMAEGDQAHRLPGNGFLTETAEGLRARFGIGHATLQIEEAGGPACRLAQDCAA from the coding sequence TTGGCCGGGCATGACCATTCGCACGGCGGCCATTCGCACGGCAGCCATGGGCACGGCGGTCATGGGCACGGCGGTCACGGCGGCCACGTCCATGCGCCAAAGAATTTCGGGCCGGCCTTCGCGATCGGCATCGTGCTCAACACCGCCTTCGTGGTGGTGGAGGCGGCCTACGGCTATCTGAGCAATTCGATGTCGCTGGTGGCCGATGCCGGCCACAACCTCTCGGACGTACTGGGCCTCGCGGCGGCCTGGATCGCCGCCATCCTGGTGCGCCGGCGGGCCACCGCGCGCTTCACCTACGGCTATCGCGGCTCCTCGATCCTGGCCGCCCTGTTCAACGCCGTGTTCCTGCTCATCGCCATGGGGGCGGTGATCTGGGAGGCGCTGGTCCGGCTGGTCCATCCCGAGCCCGTGGCGGGCACGACCGTGATGGTGGTGGCCGCGATCGGGATCCTGGTGAACGGCCTGACCGCGTGGCTCTTCGCCAGCGGCGCCAAGGGCGACATCAACGTCCGCGGGGCGTTCCTCCACATGGCGGCCGACGCCGCCGTCTCGGCCGGGGTCGTGGTGGCGGGCCTCGTGATCCAGCTCACCGGACTCGCCTGGCTCGACCCGGCGGTCAGCCTCGTGATCGCGGCCCTGGTGGTCTGGGCGACCTGGGGCCTGCTGCGCGACAGCGTGGCCATGTCCCTCGACGCCGTGCCGCCCGAGATCTCCCCGGATGCGGTGACGGGCTTCCTCCTCGGCCGGCCCGGCGTCGCCGGCCTCCACGACCTGCATATCTGGCCCATGAGCACCACCAGCGTCGCCCTGACGGTCCATCTCGTGATGGCGGAGGGCGATCAGGCCCACCGCCTGCCCGGCAACGGCTTCCTCACCGAGACCGCCGAGGGCCTGCGCGCGCGCTTCGGCATCGGCCACGCGACCCTGCAGATCGAGGAGGCCGGCGGCCCGGCCTGTCGCCTCGCGCAGGATTGCGCGGCATGA
- a CDS encoding Maf family protein, with product MPRSPWTGPQPLLLASTSPTRRLLLESAALPVETASPDVDERALEAASAGLSAPDLALLLARAKAESVAARFPGRIVLGADQVLDCDGTVFHKPADAAAARAQLARLAGRSHALHSAVVLAGAVRDAFVETARLTLRPLDERAIAAYVECAGAERVRSSVGGYQLEGPGIHLFESVVGDHSTVLGLPLLPLLARLRAAGCLDF from the coding sequence ATGCCCCGCTCGCCCTGGACCGGTCCGCAACCGCTCCTCCTCGCCTCGACCAGCCCGACCCGGCGTCTCCTGCTGGAGAGCGCCGCCCTGCCGGTCGAGACCGCGTCGCCCGATGTCGACGAGCGCGCCCTCGAGGCGGCGAGCGCCGGCCTGTCCGCGCCCGACCTCGCCCTACTGCTCGCCCGCGCAAAGGCGGAATCGGTGGCGGCACGCTTCCCGGGGCGGATCGTGCTCGGCGCCGATCAGGTGCTCGATTGCGACGGCACCGTGTTCCACAAGCCGGCCGATGCCGCCGCCGCCCGGGCGCAGCTCGCCCGGCTCGCCGGCCGCAGCCACGCCCTGCATTCCGCCGTGGTCCTGGCCGGGGCGGTGCGGGACGCCTTCGTGGAGACCGCCCGGCTGACCCTGCGCCCCCTCGATGAACGGGCGATCGCGGCCTATGTGGAGTGTGCCGGCGCGGAGCGCGTGCGGTCGAGCGTCGGCGGCTACCAGCTCGAAGGGCCGGGGATCCACCTGTTCGAATCGGTGGTCGGGGACCACAGCACCGTGCTGGGCCTGCCGCTGCTGCCGCTCCTCGCGCGCCTGCGCGCCGCCGGCTGTCTGGATTTCTGA
- the rho gene encoding transcription termination factor Rho has protein sequence MTPHPDDLADIETAEPADAPAMPAALIGVREVKLQDLKSKTPTDLTAFAEEVEVENASTMRKQELMFAILKQLAAKEVEIIGSGTVEVLQDGFGFLRSSDSNYLPGPDDIYISPTQIRRFGLRTGDTVEGPIRGPKDGERYFALLKVNTINFENPEKIKHKVHFDNLTPLFPTKRFKLELDNPTKKDFSPRIIDIVAPIGKGQRALIVAPPRTGKTVLMQNIAQSITLNHPECYLIVLLIDERPEEVTDMQRSVKGEVIASTFDEPATRHVQVAEMVIEKAKRLVEHGRDVVILLDSITRLGRAYNTVVPSSGKVLTGGVDANALQRPKRFFGAARNIEEGGSLSIIATALIDTGSRMDEVIFEEFKGTGNSEIILDRKVSDKRIFPAIDITRSGTRKEELLVPPDALKKTYVLRRILNPMGVTDAIEFLLDKLRQTKSNGDFFDSMNT, from the coding sequence ATGACGCCACACCCCGACGACCTCGCCGATATCGAGACTGCGGAGCCGGCCGACGCGCCCGCCATGCCCGCCGCCCTCATCGGTGTCCGCGAGGTCAAGCTCCAGGACCTCAAGTCGAAGACGCCCACCGACCTGACGGCCTTCGCCGAGGAGGTCGAGGTCGAGAACGCCTCGACCATGCGCAAGCAGGAGTTGATGTTCGCCATCCTGAAGCAGCTCGCTGCCAAGGAGGTCGAGATCATCGGCTCGGGCACCGTCGAGGTGCTGCAGGACGGCTTCGGCTTCCTGCGCTCCTCCGACTCGAACTACCTGCCCGGCCCGGACGACATCTACATCTCGCCGACCCAGATCCGCCGCTTCGGCCTGCGGACCGGCGACACCGTCGAGGGCCCGATCCGCGGCCCCAAGGACGGCGAGCGCTACTTCGCGCTCCTCAAGGTCAACACGATCAATTTCGAGAACCCCGAGAAGATCAAGCACAAGGTCCATTTCGACAACCTGACGCCGCTGTTCCCGACGAAGCGGTTCAAGCTCGAGCTGGACAACCCGACCAAGAAGGATTTCTCGCCGCGGATCATCGACATCGTGGCGCCGATCGGCAAGGGCCAGCGCGCCCTGATCGTGGCGCCGCCGCGCACGGGTAAGACCGTGCTGATGCAGAACATCGCGCAGTCGATCACCCTGAACCACCCCGAGTGCTACCTGATCGTGCTGCTCATCGACGAGCGGCCCGAGGAGGTCACCGACATGCAGCGCTCGGTGAAGGGCGAGGTCATCGCCTCGACCTTCGACGAGCCGGCCACCCGCCACGTTCAGGTCGCCGAGATGGTGATCGAGAAGGCCAAGCGCCTCGTGGAGCACGGGCGCGACGTGGTGATCCTGCTGGATTCGATCACGCGCCTCGGCCGCGCCTACAACACCGTGGTGCCGTCCTCCGGCAAGGTGCTGACCGGCGGTGTCGACGCCAACGCCCTGCAGCGGCCCAAGCGCTTCTTCGGCGCGGCCCGCAACATCGAGGAGGGCGGCTCGCTCTCGATCATCGCCACCGCGCTGATCGACACCGGCTCGCGCATGGACGAGGTGATCTTCGAGGAGTTCAAGGGCACCGGCAATTCCGAGATCATCCTGGACCGCAAGGTCTCCGACAAGCGCATCTTCCCAGCGATCGACATCACCCGCTCGGGCACCCGCAAGGAGGAGCTGCTGGTCCCGCCGGACGCGCTCAAGAAGACCTACGTGCTGCGCCGCATCCTCAACCCGATGGGCGTCACCGACGCGATCGAGTTCCTGCTCGACAAGCTGCGCCAGACCAAGAGCAACGGCGACTTCTTCGACTCGATGAACACCTGA
- a CDS encoding DUF3429 domain-containing protein: protein MRDDATGRTLTTHEPRRIPWLDIVFGFGPMMPIAVGAAAAWWLNGQPLDYLVALFTLIYAASILLFLAGVHRGVSFRTEGGPQASQIVTMLVLYALGLFSLFAAVMGKAVPALAMLILGYALIGILDPIAARAGTVPLAHARLRPLQMPIAVVSLAALLWLKLTAPY, encoded by the coding sequence ATGCGCGACGACGCCACCGGACGCACCCTGACCACGCACGAGCCGCGCCGGATCCCGTGGCTCGACATCGTCTTCGGCTTCGGCCCGATGATGCCGATCGCGGTCGGCGCCGCCGCGGCGTGGTGGCTCAACGGGCAGCCGCTCGATTACCTGGTGGCCCTGTTCACCCTGATCTACGCGGCCTCGATCCTGCTGTTCCTGGCCGGTGTCCACCGGGGCGTCAGCTTCCGGACCGAGGGCGGCCCGCAAGCCTCGCAGATCGTGACGATGCTGGTGCTGTACGCGCTCGGCCTGTTCAGCCTGTTCGCGGCGGTGATGGGCAAGGCGGTGCCGGCGCTGGCGATGCTGATCCTCGGCTACGCCCTGATCGGGATCCTCGACCCGATCGCGGCGCGCGCCGGCACGGTGCCGCTGGCCCATGCCCGGCTGCGCCCGCTGCAGATGCCGATCGCCGTGGTCAGCCTCGCGGCCCTGCTCTGGCTCAAGCTCACGGCGCCGTACTGA